In Denitratisoma sp. DHT3, one DNA window encodes the following:
- a CDS encoding SRPBCC family protein has translation MHFEHLVEINDFRIPLLFRLDRAQVWAGLMHRVEDARPFLPGLDECRIMARGEGTLERVLRFGATEVRDRVSYAVGDWVRFETTPSEHHGGGVLIISIEEPETDSLFLRFRYETLFASGHEAEDAAYGEFLRQAYEAADIDTVQVIRMLAETADRPARH, from the coding sequence ATGCACTTCGAGCATCTGGTCGAAATCAACGACTTTCGCATTCCGCTGCTGTTCCGCCTCGACCGCGCCCAGGTCTGGGCCGGGCTGATGCACCGGGTGGAGGACGCCCGGCCTTTCCTGCCCGGGCTGGACGAATGCCGCATCATGGCGCGCGGCGAGGGGACGCTGGAGCGCGTGCTGCGTTTCGGCGCCACCGAGGTGCGCGATCGGGTGAGCTATGCCGTGGGGGACTGGGTGCGCTTCGAGACCACCCCCTCGGAGCACCACGGCGGCGGCGTGCTGATCATCAGCATCGAAGAGCCCGAGACCGACAGCCTGTTCCTGCGCTTCCGCTACGAAACGCTGTTCGCCTCGGGGCACGAGGCCGAGGACGCGGCCTACGGGGAATTCCTGCGCCAGGCCTACGAGGCGGCCGACATCGACACGGTGCAGGTGATCCGGATGCTGGCGGAAACGGCCGACCGGCCCGCCCGGCATTAA
- a CDS encoding glutamine--tRNA ligase/YqeY domain fusion protein has product MAHSPSQPQSDATSSEVKPANFLRHIVEADLAAGTHASRRWCGHPGSGPEQQAGAPDPARIRTRFPPEPNGYLHFGHAKSILLNFGLARDYGGVCHLRFDDTNPEKEEQEYVDAIIDSVHWLGGDWTVNGVEHLYHASDYFDFMYQAAESLIQAGHAYVDSQSAEEMRANRGTLTEPGRDSPYRDRGAAESLDLFRRMKAGEFPDGSHVLRAKIDMTAPNINLRDPAIYRIRHAEHHRTGDRFCVYPMYTFAHPIEDALENITHSICTLEFEDQRPFYDWLLERLAEAGLLVRPLPRQYEFSRLNLTYVVLSKRKLIQLVEEKHVAGWDDPRMPTLVGARRRGFTPEGFQMFAERIGVTKSDSLIDISVLEECQREHLNETAPRRIAVLDPLKLVLTNVAADHEELCEAPNHPQKPEWGKRQVPFSRELWIEREDFAEDPPKGYFRLYPPGATPAGDPRPGNRVRLRYGFVIECTGCEKDAAGNVVAVHAELLPDSKSGTPGADNYKVKGNIHWVSARHAYQSEVRLYDRLFSMPAPGARRMGDDAGDPEGLERNFLDDLNSNSVQTIVAQLEPALKDAAPEDRFQFERHGYFVADRVDSRPGAPLFNRAVTLKDSWSKGK; this is encoded by the coding sequence ATGGCCCATTCCCCATCCCAGCCCCAATCCGACGCCACTTCTTCCGAAGTCAAACCCGCCAACTTCCTGCGCCACATCGTCGAGGCCGACCTGGCGGCGGGCACCCATGCCTCCCGCCGCTGGTGCGGCCATCCCGGCTCGGGCCCCGAGCAGCAGGCCGGCGCGCCCGACCCGGCCAGGATTCGCACCCGCTTCCCGCCGGAACCCAACGGCTACCTGCATTTCGGCCACGCCAAGTCGATCCTGCTGAACTTCGGTCTGGCGCGGGACTACGGCGGCGTCTGCCACCTGCGCTTCGACGACACCAATCCGGAGAAGGAGGAGCAGGAATACGTCGATGCCATCATCGACTCGGTGCATTGGCTGGGCGGCGACTGGACGGTGAATGGCGTCGAGCACCTCTACCACGCCTCCGACTATTTCGACTTCATGTACCAGGCCGCCGAATCCCTGATCCAGGCCGGCCACGCCTATGTGGACAGCCAGAGCGCGGAGGAGATGCGGGCCAACCGGGGCACCCTGACCGAGCCGGGCAGGGACAGCCCCTACCGCGACCGCGGCGCGGCCGAAAGCCTGGACCTGTTCCGCCGCATGAAGGCCGGCGAATTCCCCGACGGCAGCCACGTGCTGCGGGCGAAGATCGACATGACCGCCCCCAACATCAACCTGCGCGACCCGGCCATCTACCGCATCCGCCACGCCGAGCACCACCGCACCGGCGACCGTTTCTGCGTGTACCCGATGTACACCTTCGCCCATCCGATCGAGGACGCGCTGGAGAACATCACCCACTCCATCTGCACCCTGGAATTCGAGGATCAGCGCCCGTTCTACGACTGGCTGCTGGAGCGCCTGGCCGAGGCCGGCCTGCTGGTCCGGCCATTGCCGCGCCAGTACGAGTTCTCGCGCCTGAACCTGACCTACGTGGTGCTCTCCAAGCGCAAGCTGATCCAGTTGGTGGAGGAAAAGCACGTCGCCGGCTGGGACGACCCGCGCATGCCGACCCTGGTCGGCGCCCGGCGCCGCGGCTTCACGCCCGAGGGCTTCCAGATGTTCGCCGAGCGCATCGGCGTCACCAAGTCCGACTCGCTGATCGACATCAGCGTGCTGGAGGAGTGCCAACGCGAGCACCTCAACGAAACCGCGCCGCGCCGCATCGCCGTGCTCGATCCGCTGAAGCTGGTCCTCACCAACGTCGCGGCGGATCACGAGGAGCTCTGCGAAGCGCCCAACCATCCGCAGAAGCCCGAGTGGGGCAAGCGCCAGGTGCCCTTCTCGCGCGAACTGTGGATCGAGCGCGAGGACTTCGCCGAGGATCCCCCCAAGGGCTATTTCCGGCTGTATCCCCCCGGCGCGACACCCGCCGGGGACCCCCGTCCCGGCAACCGGGTGCGGCTGCGCTACGGCTTCGTCATCGAATGCACCGGCTGCGAGAAGGACGCCGCCGGCAACGTGGTGGCGGTGCATGCCGAGCTGCTGCCGGATTCCAAGTCGGGCACGCCCGGCGCCGACAATTACAAAGTCAAGGGCAACATCCACTGGGTCTCCGCCCGCCACGCCTACCAGAGCGAAGTGCGGCTCTACGACCGGCTGTTCTCCATGCCGGCGCCGGGCGCCCGGCGAATGGGTGACGATGCGGGCGACCCGGAGGGCCTGGAGCGGAACTTCCTCGACGACCTGAACTCGAACTCCGTCCAGACGATCGTCGCCCAGTTGGAGCCCGCCCTGAAGGACGCCGCGCCCGAGGACCGCTTCCAGTTCGAGCGCCACGGCTATTTCGTCGCCGACCGTGTGGACTCCCGTCCCGGCGCGCCGCTGTTCAACCGCGCCGTAACCCTGAAGGATTCATGGAGTAAGGGCAAGTAA
- a CDS encoding AAA family ATPase: MANVVVIAGPNGAGKSTAAPFLLRDTLGIDEFVNADQIAAGLSAFNPEGAAFEAGRIMLSRIRSLAASGQDFAFETTLASRSFAPLLQRLKTNSGYRCYLIYLWLDSPETAQARVARRVREGGHNIPIEVIRRRYWRGIANFNTLYRSVVDEWRAYDNSREFAPELIAQGTSARTTHVAQTDTWKFLRNAHHENGYQ, from the coding sequence ATGGCCAACGTGGTGGTCATCGCGGGACCCAATGGCGCAGGCAAATCCACCGCTGCACCGTTTCTTCTGCGCGACACCCTGGGCATTGATGAGTTCGTCAATGCCGATCAAATAGCAGCCGGACTTTCCGCCTTCAATCCGGAAGGTGCGGCCTTTGAAGCCGGACGCATCATGTTGTCCCGCATCCGCAGTCTGGCTGCATCAGGCCAGGATTTCGCCTTTGAAACCACCCTCGCAAGCAGGAGCTTTGCCCCACTGCTGCAAAGACTAAAAACAAACTCAGGATATCGCTGCTATCTCATTTACCTTTGGCTAGACTCTCCCGAAACGGCCCAGGCCCGGGTAGCGCGAAGGGTAAGGGAAGGCGGGCACAATATACCAATCGAAGTGATACGGCGCCGCTATTGGCGAGGCATTGCCAATTTCAATACACTCTACCGGTCCGTGGTCGACGAGTGGCGGGCCTACGACAATTCCCGCGAGTTTGCTCCCGAATTGATCGCCCAAGGCACTTCCGCCCGAACCACCCATGTTGCACAAACCGACACATGGAAATTTTTAAGGAATGCTCATCATGAAAACGGCTACCAGTGA
- a CDS encoding pseudouridine synthase translates to MPHLPLERLIQQQGFGSRKECRALIRHGHVAVDGDVCENPFAEFETEGLHFQIDGEDWCWREHAYLALNKPAGYECSRNPIHHPSVLSLLPPPLLNRGVQPVGRLDEDTTGLLLLTDDGQFIHALTSPRREMPKVYEVTLRHAIDETQIQRLLAGVVLRDDPQAVAAAACEAVDSHRLRLTITGGRYHQVKRMVAAIGNRVEALHRAAIGDFALPAGLAPGQWQWITPEEVGRLTKSGG, encoded by the coding sequence ATGCCCCATCTCCCCCTCGAACGCCTGATCCAGCAACAAGGATTCGGCTCCCGCAAGGAATGCCGCGCCCTGATCCGTCATGGCCATGTCGCCGTCGATGGGGATGTCTGCGAAAACCCGTTCGCCGAATTCGAAACCGAGGGGCTTCATTTCCAGATCGACGGCGAAGACTGGTGCTGGCGGGAGCACGCCTATCTGGCGCTGAACAAGCCGGCGGGCTACGAGTGTTCGCGCAATCCGATCCATCACCCCAGCGTGCTGTCGCTCTTGCCACCGCCGCTCCTGAACCGGGGCGTGCAGCCCGTGGGCCGGCTCGACGAGGACACCACGGGCCTGCTGCTGCTCACCGACGACGGCCAGTTCATCCACGCGCTGACCTCCCCGCGCCGGGAAATGCCCAAGGTCTATGAAGTGACGCTGCGCCACGCCATCGACGAAACCCAGATCCAGCGCCTGCTGGCGGGCGTCGTGCTGCGCGACGACCCGCAGGCGGTCGCCGCCGCGGCCTGCGAGGCCGTGGACAGCCATCGGCTGCGGCTCACCATCACCGGCGGCCGCTATCACCAGGTCAAGCGCATGGTCGCCGCCATCGGCAACCGCGTCGAGGCGCTGCACCGCGCCGCGATCGGCGACTTCGCCCTGCCGGCCGGCCTCGCGCCGGGGCAGTGGCAATGGATCACGCCCGAGGAAGTCGGCCGATTGACGAAATCCGGCGGTTAA
- the crcB gene encoding fluoride efflux transporter CrcB, translating into MNFTAPAAIAVGATLGAWLRWALGLWLNPLFALVPLGTLAANLLGGYLVGAAVAVFQINVDLPPEVRLLVVTGFLGGLTTFSTFSAEVVGLIRTAEYGWALAAASLHLFGSLLMTGLGIWTIHRLAA; encoded by the coding sequence ATGAACTTCACCGCCCCTGCCGCCATCGCCGTCGGCGCCACCCTCGGCGCGTGGCTGCGCTGGGCGCTGGGGCTCTGGCTCAATCCGCTGTTCGCGCTGGTTCCCCTGGGCACCTTGGCCGCGAACCTCCTCGGCGGCTATCTGGTGGGCGCGGCGGTCGCGGTGTTCCAGATCAACGTCGATCTGCCGCCCGAAGTGCGGCTGCTGGTGGTGACGGGTTTTCTCGGCGGCCTGACCACTTTTTCCACCTTCTCCGCCGAGGTCGTCGGTCTGATCCGCACCGCCGAATACGGCTGGGCGCTGGCCGCAGCCAGCCTGCATCTGTTCGGTTCCCTGTTGATGACCGGGCTGGGCATCTGGACCATCCACCGCCTCGCCGCCTGA
- a CDS encoding HD-GYP domain-containing protein, whose amino-acid sequence MAWTRLVPGRLKPGQPLPFSLLDRHGRVLLNCGFVIQQEEQLARLIERGAYYDEIETEGDVVAAGAERVCIQEIIVGIIHDYERVLDCPLDALQPEIVLDIARRVQMVCRLDPEPALACIQLQRASRYSMRHAFHTAVLTEILLSRLDRDDAQRLPAVAGALTMNVMMLGLQDALYHQSTALTPEQKMQIVVHPRDGARALAARGVDDPVWLDVVEHHHEMPDGSGYTKRLKEEALSLESQVVSLADRYCAMVAERAYRAGTLPHLAAKELLSRQGSTVAPNLAAAFLKEIGLYPPGTVVTLNNGEIAVVVRRTLNPAQPIVRSLRAPSGVRYESPPKRQTSKAVYGIREVLGPELLRGFDLTELWPRAEAEAADDAAAAGS is encoded by the coding sequence ATGGCATGGACGCGACTAGTACCGGGACGACTCAAGCCGGGGCAACCCCTGCCGTTCAGCCTGCTCGACCGCCATGGGCGCGTGCTGCTGAATTGCGGTTTCGTCATCCAGCAGGAGGAGCAGCTGGCGCGCCTGATCGAGCGCGGCGCGTATTACGACGAGATCGAGACCGAGGGCGACGTGGTCGCGGCCGGTGCCGAGCGCGTCTGCATCCAGGAAATCATCGTGGGCATCATCCACGACTACGAAAGGGTACTGGATTGCCCGCTCGATGCGTTGCAGCCGGAAATCGTGCTCGATATCGCCCGGCGGGTCCAGATGGTCTGCCGCTTGGACCCGGAGCCCGCGCTGGCCTGCATCCAGTTGCAGCGGGCGAGCCGCTATTCGATGCGTCACGCGTTCCATACCGCGGTGCTGACTGAAATATTGCTGAGCCGGCTGGACCGCGATGACGCCCAGCGTCTGCCCGCGGTGGCCGGTGCCCTGACCATGAATGTGATGATGCTGGGTCTCCAGGACGCCCTCTATCACCAGAGCACGGCGCTGACGCCCGAGCAGAAGATGCAGATCGTCGTCCATCCCCGCGACGGGGCGCGGGCGCTGGCGGCGCGCGGCGTGGACGATCCGGTCTGGCTGGACGTGGTGGAACACCACCATGAAATGCCAGACGGCTCGGGCTATACGAAACGCCTCAAGGAAGAGGCGCTGAGTCTGGAGTCCCAGGTGGTGTCGCTGGCCGACCGTTACTGCGCGATGGTGGCGGAACGGGCCTATCGCGCGGGTACCCTGCCGCATCTCGCCGCCAAGGAACTGCTCAGCCGTCAGGGGAGCACCGTCGCACCGAATCTCGCCGCGGCATTCCTCAAGGAGATCGGCCTCTATCCGCCGGGCACGGTGGTGACCCTGAACAATGGCGAGATCGCGGTGGTGGTGCGGCGCACCCTCAATCCGGCGCAGCCGATCGTGCGCAGTCTGCGGGCACCCAGCGGCGTGCGCTATGAGTCGCCGCCCAAGCGCCAGACCAGCAAGGCCGTGTATGGCATCCGCGAGGTCCTCGGACCGGAACTGCTGCGCGGCTTCGATCTGACCGAACTGTGGCCCCGCGCCGAAGCCGAAGCCGCCGATGACGCGGCCGCCGCCGGGAGTTAG
- a CDS encoding TonB-dependent receptor yields MKHKTRFMVRTMPAILAAAFSSAAATAYAAGEALEEVIITAQKRSENLQDVPISVMAFDAKALEKKGVVTLSDINDGSVPGLSLAPYPGSSEIFFPTFRGVTTNSSFIANPNPIAVHVNGVYQSQLVGLNNPAADLERIEVLKGPQGVMSGRNATGGALNIYTAKPDLSAFGFKQQITLAQREQIISKTTVNVPVTENLAFKIAYVTSSRDNEGVKNSAPGGVKFGQRDAEAWRFDVRWKPTNKVTVDYGYDYSLSKGYDTPPQCLMASANPLSNYFALATFDARAATFVNGCRTDRQSNLYGPVGLQQNSNKAEGHALNIEWEVSPTLTVRSITGYRKVDTSNQYNYGAYVGGLDARADSYPLTITDPLNVNGGVGLNLGHPATLYNESWSQEFQFLGDLSKTFKYTAGVFFATEKGNQHSGPNVGMILPGGGGASGVDFLMLDNKGINSSRLDSWAVFGQLNWTPDILDRKLEIVPGIRFTKDHRRVTGYNTGWTTGYIVVPTGPAAAMLVASPFPLPAGLAGAGFASATGDRRYSETTPALSVNYHIDKNVMTYLKLSKGFTGGGFDQVSGAATAAGFVKGFDPETIKSVELGMKGEFMDRRLRTNMALFQSKFDNEQKSVANALAGWATENVGGSTYRGFEFDLTAKVTDNLRANFSYATLTHKYDKWTDSATGADVTSLRKLVVPKNDATLTVDYRFPEFGLPGKLDGSLTFSHRGASSTPIKMENPDPEIEQHSTVPSFSVVNGRLALSRIKVGPGGNGDLTVALWGKNLTDKKYLVMSNPGWTSYWSGNWGEPRTYGLDLIYQY; encoded by the coding sequence GTGAAACACAAGACCCGATTCATGGTGCGCACCATGCCCGCGATCCTCGCGGCCGCCTTTTCCAGCGCGGCCGCCACGGCTTACGCCGCCGGCGAAGCCCTGGAGGAAGTGATCATCACCGCTCAGAAGCGGTCGGAAAACCTGCAGGACGTGCCCATCTCGGTGATGGCCTTCGATGCCAAGGCGCTGGAGAAGAAAGGGGTCGTCACGCTGTCCGACATCAACGACGGCTCCGTGCCCGGCCTGAGCCTGGCGCCCTATCCCGGCAGCAGCGAGATCTTCTTCCCGACCTTCCGGGGGGTGACGACCAATTCCTCCTTCATCGCCAATCCGAACCCCATCGCCGTCCATGTCAACGGCGTGTACCAGTCCCAGCTGGTCGGCCTGAACAACCCGGCCGCCGACCTGGAGCGGATCGAAGTGCTGAAGGGGCCCCAGGGCGTGATGTCCGGCCGCAACGCCACCGGCGGCGCGCTGAACATCTACACCGCCAAGCCCGACCTCTCCGCCTTCGGCTTCAAGCAGCAGATCACCCTGGCCCAGCGCGAGCAGATCATTTCCAAGACCACCGTGAATGTGCCGGTGACCGAGAACCTGGCCTTCAAGATCGCCTATGTGACCAGTTCCCGCGACAACGAGGGCGTCAAGAACTCCGCCCCCGGCGGCGTCAAGTTCGGCCAGCGCGATGCGGAAGCGTGGCGCTTCGACGTGCGCTGGAAGCCCACCAACAAGGTGACGGTGGATTACGGTTACGACTACTCCCTGTCCAAGGGCTACGACACGCCGCCCCAGTGCTTGATGGCTTCGGCGAATCCTCTGTCCAATTATTTCGCGTTGGCCACGTTCGATGCCCGCGCGGCCACCTTCGTGAATGGCTGCCGCACGGATCGCCAGTCCAACCTTTACGGCCCCGTTGGCTTGCAGCAGAACAGCAACAAGGCCGAGGGCCACGCGCTGAACATCGAGTGGGAAGTCAGCCCGACGCTGACCGTCCGCTCCATCACCGGCTATCGCAAGGTCGATACCTCCAACCAGTACAACTACGGCGCCTACGTGGGCGGCCTGGATGCCCGTGCCGACAGCTATCCGCTGACCATCACCGATCCGCTGAACGTCAACGGCGGCGTCGGCCTCAACCTCGGCCATCCGGCGACGCTCTACAACGAGTCCTGGTCCCAGGAATTCCAGTTCCTCGGCGATCTGAGCAAGACCTTCAAGTACACCGCCGGCGTGTTCTTCGCGACGGAAAAAGGCAATCAACACTCCGGCCCCAACGTCGGCATGATCCTGCCTGGCGGCGGTGGCGCTTCCGGTGTCGACTTCCTCATGTTGGACAACAAGGGCATTAATTCTTCCAGGCTCGACTCCTGGGCCGTCTTCGGCCAGTTGAACTGGACGCCGGACATCCTGGATCGGAAGCTGGAAATCGTTCCCGGCATCCGCTTCACCAAGGATCACCGTCGCGTGACCGGCTATAACACCGGCTGGACCACCGGCTATATTGTCGTACCGACCGGTCCTGCCGCCGCAATGCTGGTTGCTTCGCCTTTCCCCTTGCCTGCTGGTTTGGCTGGGGCTGGTTTTGCCAGCGCCACGGGTGATCGCCGCTATTCGGAGACCACGCCGGCCCTGTCCGTCAATTATCACATCGACAAGAACGTGATGACCTATCTGAAGCTCTCCAAGGGCTTCACCGGTGGCGGCTTCGATCAGGTCTCTGGCGCGGCGACGGCGGCTGGTTTCGTCAAGGGTTTCGATCCCGAGACCATCAAGTCCGTTGAACTGGGCATGAAGGGCGAGTTCATGGATCGTCGCCTGCGGACCAACATGGCCCTGTTCCAGAGCAAGTTCGACAACGAGCAGAAGTCCGTCGCCAACGCTTTGGCGGGCTGGGCGACCGAGAACGTCGGCGGTTCCACCTATCGCGGCTTCGAGTTCGACCTGACGGCCAAGGTGACCGACAACCTGCGCGCCAATTTCAGCTATGCCACGCTGACCCACAAGTACGACAAGTGGACCGATTCCGCGACTGGGGCTGATGTCACCTCCCTGCGCAAGCTGGTCGTGCCGAAGAACGATGCCACCCTGACGGTGGATTATCGCTTCCCCGAGTTCGGTCTGCCCGGCAAGCTGGACGGCTCGCTCACGTTCTCCCATCGTGGCGCCTCATCTACGCCAATCAAGATGGAGAATCCCGATCCGGAGATCGAGCAGCACTCCACCGTGCCGTCCTTCAGCGTGGTCAACGGCCGTCTGGCGCTGTCCCGCATCAAGGTCGGTCCCGGCGGCAATGGCGACCTGACCGTGGCGCTGTGGGGCAAGAACCTGACCGACAAGAAGTACCTGGTCATGTCCAACCCGGGCTGGACCTCATACTGGTCCGGCAACTGGGGCGAGCCGCGCACCTACGGTCTGGACCTGATCTACCAGTACTGA
- the pyrF gene encoding orotidine-5'-phosphate decarboxylase yields the protein MASTGWGCPHEINDTCSKVNNLPCDPGMKGCVLAGRYVFANEDKNARLRQKQARAAGQAPATQDGKDTSMTFSATLAAAWQRNDSLLCVGLDPDPARFPAHLRNHPRAIYEFCAGIVDATADLVCCFKPQIAYFAARRAEDQLEALIAHIHTMHPGVPVILDAKRGDIGSTAEQYAVEAFERYDADAVTVNPYMGRDSVAPYLAYPDKGVILLCRTSNPGGSDLQFLDVGGQERLYERVARLVADEWNTTGQCALVVGATFPAEIARVREIVGDLPLLVPGIGAQGGDIEATVKAGRIGAGPGAGTGLMINSSRAILYAGKGEDYAQAARQAALETRDAINRWR from the coding sequence ATGGCATCCACCGGCTGGGGCTGCCCCCACGAAATCAACGACACCTGTTCCAAGGTGAACAACCTGCCCTGCGACCCGGGCATGAAGGGGTGTGTGCTGGCCGGGCGCTACGTCTTCGCCAATGAGGACAAGAACGCCCGCCTGCGCCAGAAGCAGGCCCGGGCCGCCGGACAGGCGCCCGCCACCCAAGACGGCAAGGACACGTCAATGACATTCAGCGCCACCCTCGCCGCCGCCTGGCAGCGCAACGACAGCCTGCTCTGCGTCGGCCTGGACCCCGATCCGGCCCGCTTCCCCGCCCATCTGCGGAACCATCCGCGGGCGATCTACGAATTCTGCGCCGGCATCGTCGACGCCACCGCCGACCTGGTCTGCTGCTTCAAGCCCCAGATCGCCTATTTCGCCGCGCGCCGCGCCGAAGACCAGCTCGAGGCCCTGATCGCCCACATCCACACGATGCACCCCGGCGTGCCGGTGATCCTCGACGCCAAGCGCGGCGACATCGGCAGCACCGCCGAGCAGTACGCGGTGGAAGCCTTCGAGCGCTACGATGCCGACGCGGTGACCGTCAATCCCTACATGGGCCGCGACTCCGTGGCGCCCTACCTGGCCTATCCGGACAAGGGTGTGATCCTGCTCTGCCGCACCTCGAACCCCGGCGGCAGCGATCTGCAATTCCTCGATGTCGGTGGCCAGGAGCGACTCTACGAGCGGGTGGCCCGCCTGGTGGCCGACGAATGGAACACCACCGGCCAGTGCGCCCTGGTGGTGGGCGCCACCTTCCCGGCGGAGATCGCCCGGGTGCGCGAAATCGTCGGCGACCTGCCGCTCCTGGTGCCCGGCATCGGCGCCCAGGGCGGCGACATCGAGGCCACCGTGAAGGCCGGCCGGATCGGCGCCGGGCCTGGCGCCGGCACGGGGCTGATGATCAACTCCTCGCGCGCCATCCTCTACGCCGGCAAGGGCGAGGACTACGCCCAGGCCGCCCGCCAGGCGGCGCTGGAAACACGGGACGCCATCAACCGCTGGCGTTGA
- a CDS encoding IS5 family transposase (programmed frameshift), with product MDRDMLSDAQWARISELLPGKPTDKGGRAVDNRLFVEAVLYTARVGNPWRDLPPKFGNWHSVYVRFARWEANGVWSRVAEALRGEADLEELFIDSTVVRAHQHSAGAFKKNGGDQAIGRSRGGLTTKIHACVDALGNPLRLILTGGQVADITQGPALVDALVTDAVVADKGYDSNAFVDTIARMGAEAVIPPRSNRPTPREFDRERYKARNLVERFFNRLKQFRRLATRYDKLANRFNAFLHLACTYIWLL from the exons ATGGATCGGGACATGTTGAGCGATGCACAGTGGGCGCGGATTTCGGAGTTGTTGCCAGGGAAGCCCACGGACAAGGGAGGGCGTGCCGTGGATAACCGTTTATTTGTTGAGGCGGTGCTATACACCGCCCGGGTAGGCAACCCCTGGCGTGATTTGCCGCCGAAGTTTGGCAACTGGCACTCTGTGTATGTGCGCTTTGCACGATGGGAAGCCAATGGGGTTTGGTCGCGAGTGGCCGAGGCCCTCCGAGGAGAAGCAGACCTGGAAGAGCTCTTCATCGACTCGACAGTGGTACGTGCGCACCAGCACTCAGCGGGCGCAT TCAAAAAAAACGGTGGCGATCAGGCGATCGGTCGGTCGCGTGGCGGACTGACCACCAAGATCCATGCGTGCGTGGATGCCCTGGGTAATCCGCTGCGCCTGATCCTCACCGGTGGTCAGGTGGCCGACATTACGCAAGGCCCCGCACTGGTCGATGCCTTGGTTACCGACGCAGTGGTCGCCGACAAGGGATACGACAGCAACGCGTTTGTCGACACCATCGCCCGCATGGGCGCTGAGGCCGTCATTCCACCCCGCAGCAATCGCCCCACGCCGCGTGAGTTCGACCGAGAGCGCTACAAGGCGCGTAACCTGGTCGAGCGATTCTTCAATCGGCTCAAGCAATTTCGCCGACTCGCCACACGTTACGACAAGCTCGCCAACCGCTTCAATGCATTCTTGCATCTGGCATGCACCTATATCTGGCTACTGTGA